The Malus domestica chromosome 10, GDT2T_hap1 genome contains a region encoding:
- the LOC103429730 gene encoding uncharacterized protein isoform X12, whose protein sequence is MSKPSLRLQFTKLLVFYHVLLWQLGHWPQSKLHCRADVARLPEDEVSALRDFMSNTELRPEQIIEVTYCSDVVRTYGFVIECNCTNESGCRITGIRMSYLGLTGTIHEKVGDLTSLTYLILSNNTLHGGIPDTIGNLKNLQVLDLSRNQLNGSIPASLGRLVSLEYLYLQYNLLSQGIPPSFGSLTKLTELNLQFNMISDSIPEDFGNLSSLTIMELSENQLSGPLPQSLGNLTTLTTFYVSANNLSGKFPETYGNLTSLKKFSIAGNYISGPLPVETIAKWTNITHLVLVGNNFEGNLTEKIFRLPKLQYLLITDLANNSFPLPPKINNSANFISLTLRNCSINGTIPKYIGENMTSLRYLDLSFNKLTGGLPQNMSSKMIYMSFSRNMLNGTIAPSILGDSQTRIDLSFNYFSAEGSPVQSNQQLNLFACCRNSSTTEPQMMDPFEMKNRYCPENEPEYHSLFINCGGEETIVDGHQYDQDNDTSLFYTSPKKSWAYSLSGDFGVPESNTSNYIKSMTRGVHEAPLYEKARFSPISLEYYVFCLRKGNYIVTLYFKEIVDSKDEDYSSLRKRVFDVYIQDVRRLDYFKIREEEGTTEGPITKKISAVVVNDSGLLNIHLYWPGKGSYQYHPSFNGPLISAISVTPEFDPDKSKGQFVALITLASIVAALPLSLAFAWRMGWLPSEGFPKIETSQEKIVDEYQDSEELPSQEENGDEQRNTKDQGTRKNTEKYQGQEEIGDEHQDNEELPSQEEIGDEHQDNEELPSQEEIGDEHQDNEELPSQEEIGDEHQDNEELPSQEEIGDEPRNTKGQEEVGDEQRNTKDQGRRKNTKTKRKKKEKLGDEHPNIVKKLGMFGLSYGFPLGMSSEELPSKEEIGDEHQDSEELPSQEEIGDEQRNTKGQQEINDEQRNTKDQGRRKNTETKRKKKEKIGDDHPDTVKKLGMLGLSYGFPSGQEEIGEEHQDSEELPNQEEIGDEHQDREELPSQEEIGDEQRNTKGQEEIGDEQRNTKDQGRRKNTETKRKKKEKIGDERPNTIKKLGMFGLSYGLPLDMSSEELPSKEEIGDEHQDSEELPSQEEIGDEQRNTKDQGRRKNTETKRKKKEKIGDERPNTVKKLGMFGLSYGLPLDMSSEELPSQEEIGDEQRKTKDQGRWKNTETKRKKKEKIGDEHPDTVKKLGMLGLSYGFPLGMSSEELPSEEEIGDEQQDSEELPSQEEIGDEQRNRKGQEEIGEEQRNTKDQGRQKNTETKRKKKEKIGDEHPDTVKKLGMFGLSYGFPLGMSNEELPSQEEIGDEHQDSEELPSQQEIGDEQRNKKGQEEIGDEQRNTKDQGRWKNTETKTKKKEKIGDEHPDTVKKLGMLGLSYGFPLGMSSEELPSEEEIGDEHQDSEELPSQEEIGDEQRNRKGQEEIGDEQRNTKDQGRRKNTETKRKKKEKIGDEHPDTVKKLGMFGLSYGFPLGMSSEELPSQEEIGDEHQDSEKLPSQEEIGDEQRNMKGQEEIGDEQRNTKDQGRRKNTETKMKKKEKIGDEHPDIVKKLGMLGSSYGFPLGMSSEELPSQEEISDEHQDNEELPSQEKIGDEQRNTKGQEEIGDEQRNTKDQGRRKNTKTKMKKKEKIGDEHPDTVKKLGMLGLSYGFPLGMSSEELLSQEEIGDEHQDSEELRSQEEISDEQRNTKGQEEIGDEQINTKDQGRRTNTKTRRKKNEKIGDEHLDAVKELINATENFSDKKKLGHSETFFMAQLPSHTVAVKKLDSAHFKGKIDKLKEEIGIIESLQHNNILKLLHAYIGKDLQFLVYEYMENKSLEDILFGSSTSGTIKLDWNTRVNICLGIAQGLQYLHERVQIVHTNIKSANILLNEKLEAKISDFGFANLYSEEDKVMAIGRETKKGYTAPEYLQTDDLDSKLDVFSFGVVVLEIVSGERNVRNQSKKETEVLLDRAYKANRNGNLKSLVDKNLSTFDEREALIILKLALECTTMGASVRPEMSGVVSVLLGEKSIDEVCSPAKPTGDINVVGSLEELAGISDMAAKPTGDINVVGSLEESAGISDMAESLSPLWGS, encoded by the exons ATGAGTAAGCCTTCTCTAAGACTGCAGTTTACTAAGCTTCTTGTTTTTTACCATGTTCTACTTTGGCAACTTGGACACTGGCCTCAATCCAAACTCCACTGCAGAGCCGACGTGGCTCGACTGCCGGAAGATGAAG TGTCTGCTCTCCGTGACTTTATGAGCAACACAGAGTTAAGGCCAGAGCAAATCATTGAGGTGACGTATTGCAGTGATGTAGTCCGGACTTACGGTTTTGTCATCGAATGTAATTGCACTAATGAGAGTGGATGCCGGATCACTGGAAT TAGAATGAGCTACTTAGGTTTAACTGGAACTATTCATGAAAAAGTGGGTGATCTTACAAGCCTAACCTACCT CATTCTATCCAACAACACACTTCATGGCGGAATACCAGACACCATTGGGAATTTGAAGAATCTCCAAGTCCT GGATCTATCGCGAAATCAACTCAATGGTTCAATACCAGCAAGCTTAGGGCGCTTGGTTTCTCTTGAATATCT ATATCTGCAATACAACTTGCTTAGCCAAGGTATACCACCAAGTTTTGGTTCACTGACGAAACTTACTGAATT GAATCTGCAGTTTAATATGATATCAGACTCAATTCCTGAGGATTTTGGAAATCTTTCGAGTCTTACAATTAT GGAACTGTCTGAGAATCAGCTGTCTGGTCCTCTTCCACAAAGCCTCGGAAACTTGACAACTCTCACAACCTT CTATGTGTCAGCCAATAATTTGAGTGGGAAATTTCCAGAAACTTATGGAAACCTCACAAGCCTGAAAAAGTT TTCGATAGCCGGGAATTACATTTCTGGTCCCTTACCAGTTGAAACCATAGCCAAGTGGACTAATATCACTCACCT GGTGCTCGTGGGAAACAATTTCGAAGGAAACTTGACTGAAAAAATATTCCGCTTGCCAAAGCTTCAGTATCT GTTGATAACTGACCTggcaaataatagtttcccaTTACCACCAAAAATCAACAACAGTGCCAATTTCATTTCTCT AACACTGAGGAACTGCTCAATCAACGGCACAATCCCCAAATACATTGGTGAAAATATGACATCCCTAAGATACCT AGACTTGAGCTTCAATAAGTTAACTGGTGGCCTCCCTCAGAATATGAGTTCAAAAATGATTTACat GTCTTTTTCTAGAAATATGCTTAACGGGACAATCGCACCTTCGATACTTGGGGACTCCCAAACTAGGAT AGATCTTTCGTTCAACTATTTTTCAGCAGAAGGCTCTCCAGTACAAAGCAACCAACAACT GAACTTGTTTGCATGCTGCCGCAACTCCTCAACCACTGAGCCACAAat GATGGATCCATTTGAAATGAAGAACAGATACTGTCCTGAAAACGAACCGGAGT ACCATTCCTTGTTTATTAATTGTGGTGGTGAAGAAACAATCGTAGATGGGCATCAATATGATCAAGATAATGACACATCCCTCTTTTACACAAGTCCAAAGAAAAGCTGGGCTTACAGCCTTTCCGGAGACTTTGGTGTACCAGAAAGTAATACTAGTAATTATATCAAGAGCATGACACGTGGAGTTCATGAGGCACCGTTGTATGAAAAAGCTCGGTTTTCCCCGATATCTCTCGAGTATTATGTTTTTTGTCTACGCAAAGGCAATTATATTGTGACGCTTTATTTCAAGGAAATTGTAGACAGTAAGGATGAAGATTATAGTAGTTTAAGAAAACGCGTATTTGATGTATATATTCAG GATGTGAGGAGACTAGATTATTTCAAGATTAGGGAGGAGGAGGGAACTACAGAAGGACCAATAACTAAAAAGATTTCAGCTGTGGTTGTAAATGATAGCGGTCTATTGAACATCCACTTGTACTGGCCTGGAAAGGGATCGTATCAATACCATCCTAGTTTTAATGGACCTCTAATATCAGCTATTTCTGTGACTCCTG AGTTCGATCCCGATAAAAGCAAAGGTCAATTTGTTGCATTGATTACGCTTGCTTCAATTGTTGCTGCTCTGCCGCTTTCATTGGCTTTTGCTTGGAGGATGGGCTGGCTGCCAAGCGAAGGGTTCCCCA AAATCGAAACAAGTCAAGAAAAAATAGTTGATGAGTATCAAGACAGCGAAGAGCTCCCCA GTCAAGAAGAAAATGGTGATGAGCAGAGAAACACGAAAGATCAAGGCACGCGgaagaacacagaaaaatatcAAG GTCAAGAAGAAATAGGAGATGAGCATCAAGACAACGAAGAGCTCCCCA GTCAAGAAGAAATAGGAGATGAGCATCAAGACAACGAAGAGCTCCCCA GTCAAGAAGAAATAGGAGATGAGCATCAAGACAACGAAGAGCTCCCCA GTCAAGAAGAAATAGGTGATGAGCATCAAGACAACGAAGAGCTCCCCA GTCAAGAAGAAATAGGTGATGAGCCGAGAAACACGAAAGGTCAAGAAGAAGTAGGAGATGAACAGAGAAACACGAAAGATCAAGGCAGGCGGaagaacacaaaaacaaagaggaagaaaaaggaaaaactaGGTGATGAGCATCCAAACATCGTCAAAAAATTGGGTATGTTCGGATTGAGCTATGGATTTCCGTTGGGAATGTCAAGCGAAGAGCTCCCCA GTAAAGAAGAAATAGGTGATGAGCATCAAGACAGCGAAGAGCTCCCCA GTCAAGAAGAAATAGGTGATGAGCAGAGAAACACGAAAGGTCAACAAGAAATAAATGACGAGCAGAGAAACACGAAAGATCAAGGCAGGCGGAAGAACACAGaaacaaagaggaagaaaaaggaaaaaataggTGATGATCATCCAGACACCGTAAAAAAATTGGGTATGTTGGGATTGAGCTATGGATTTCCGTCGG GTCAAGAAGAAATAGGTGAGGAGCATCAAGACAGCGAAGAGCTCCCCA aTCAAGAAGAAATAGGTGATGAGCATCAAGACAGGGAAGAGCTCCCCA GCCAAGAAGAAATAGGTGATGAGCAGAGAAACACGAAAGGTCAAGAAGAAATAGGTGATGAGCAGAGAAACACGAAAGATCAAGGCAGGCGGAAGAACACAGaaacaaagaggaagaaaaaggaaaaaataggTGATGAGCGTCCAAACACCATCAAAAAATTGGGTATGTTCGGATTGAGCTATGGATTACCGTTGGATATGTCAAGCGAAGAGCTCCCCA GTAAAGAAGAAATAGGTGATGAGCATCAAGACAGCGAAGAACTCCCCA GCCAAGAAGAAATAGGTGATGAGCAGAGAAACACGAAAGATCAAGGCAGGCGGAAGAACACAGaaacaaagaggaagaaaaaggaaaaaataggTGATGAGCGTCCAAACACCGTCAAAAAATTGGGTATGTTCGGATTGAGCTATGGATTACCGTTGGATATGTCAAGCGAAGAGCTCCCCA gCCAAGAAGAAATAGGTGATGAGCAGAGAAAAACGAAAGATCAAGGCAGGTGGAAGAACACAGaaacaaagaggaagaaaaaggaaaaaataggTGATGAGCATCCCGACACCGTCAAAAAATTGGGTATGTTGGGATTGAGCTATGGATTTCCGTTGGGTATGTCAAGCGAAGAGCTCCCCA GTGAAGAAGAAATAGGTGatgaacaacaagatagcgaagAGCTCCCCA gtCAAGAAGAAATAGGTGATGAGCAGAGAAACAGGAAAGGTCAAGAAGAAATAGGTGAGGAGCAGAGAAACACGAAAGATCAAGGCAGGCAGAAGAACACagaaacaaaaaggaagaaaaaggaaaaaataggTGATGAGCATCCAGACACTGTAAAAAAATTGGGTATGTTCGGATTGAGCTATGGATTTCCGTTGGGTATGTCAAACGAAGAGCTCCCCA GTCAAGAAGAAATAGGTGATGAGCATCAAGACAGCGAAGAACTCCCCA GTCAACAAGAAATAGGTGATGAGCAGAGAAACAAGAAAGGTCAAGAAGAAATTGGTGATGAGCAGAGAAACACGAAAGATCAAGGCAGGTGGAAGAACACAGAAACAAAGacgaagaaaaaggaaaaaataggTGATGAGCATCCAGACACCGTCAAAAAATTGGGTATGTTGGGATTGAGCTATGGATTTCCGTTGGGTATGTCAAGCGAAGAGCTCCCCA GTGAAGAAGAAATAGGTGATGAGCATCAAGATAGCGAAGAGCTCCCCA gtCAAGAAGAAATAGGTGATGAGCAGAGAAACAGGAAAGGTCAAGAAGAAATAGGTGATGAGCAGAGAAACACGAAAGATCAAGGCAGGCGGAAGAACACTGaaacaaagaggaagaaaaaggaaaaaataggTGATGAGCATCCAGACACTGTAAAAAAATTGGGTATGTTCGGATTGAGCTATGGATTTCCGTTGGGTATGTCAAGCGAAGAGCTCCCCA GTCAAGAAGAAATAGGTGATGAGCATCAAGACAGCGAAAAGCTCCCTA GTCAAGAAGAAATAGGTGATGAGCAAAGAAACATGAAAGGTCAAGAAGAAATAGGGGATGAGCAGAGAAACACGAAAGATCAAGGTAGGCGGAAGAACACAGAaacaaagatgaagaaaaaggaaaaaataggTGATGAGCATCCAGACATTGTTAAAAAATTGGGTATGTTGGGATCGAGCTATGGATTTCCGTTGGGTATGTCAAGCGAAGAGCTCCCCA gTCAAGAAGAAATAAGTGATGAGCATCAAGACAACGAAGAGCTCCCCA GTCAAGAAAAAATAGGTGATGAGCAGAGAAACACGAAAGGTCAAGAAGAAATAGGGGATGAGCAGAGAAACACGAAAGATCAAGGCAGGCGGaagaacacaaaaacaaagatgaagaaaaaggaaaaaataggTGATGAGCATCCAGACACTGTTAAAAAATTGGGTATGTTGGGATTGAGCTATGGATTTCCGTTGGGTATGTCAAGCGAAGAGCTCCTCA GTCAAGAAGAAATAGGTGATGAGCATCAAGACAGCGAAGAGCTCCGCA GTCAAGAAGAAATAAGTGATGAGCAGAGAAACACGAAAGGTCAAGAAGAAATTGGTGATGAGCAGATAAACACGAAAGATCAAGGCAGGCGGACGAACAcaaaaacaaggaggaagaaaaatgaaaaaataggTGATGAGCATCTAGACGCCGTCAAAGAATTAATAAATGCTACCGAAAATTTTAGcgacaaaaaaaaacttggtcATTCTGAGACATTTTTTATG GCACAACTGCCAAGTCATACTGTGGCCGTGAAGAAACTAGATTCCGCTCATTTTAAGGGAAAAATCGATAAACTGAAAGAGGAAATTGGCATCATAGAGTCATTGCAACACAACAATATCCTTAAACTGTTGCATGCTTATATTGGAAAAGACCTCCAATTTCTTGTTTACGAATACATGGAAAATAAATCCCTTGAAGACATCTTATTTG GCTCGAGTACTTCTGGCACAATCAAGCTTGATTGGAATACAAGGGTTAACATTTGCTTGGGAATAGCACAGGGTTTGCAATATCTACATGAGAGAGTACAGATTGTTCATACGAATATAAAATCTGCTAATATTCTTCTTAATGAAAAACTTGAGGCTAAGATATCGGACTTTGGATTTGCAAATCTTTATTCTGAAGAAGATAAAGTTATGGCCATCGGAAGAGAAACAAAGAA AGGCTACACGGCGCCAGAGTATTTGCAAACGGATGATTTAGATAGCAAACTGGATGTTTTCAGCTTTGGGGTGGTCGTACTTGAAATTGTTAGTGGGGAGAGAAACGTACGTaaccaatcaaagaaggaaactGAGGTTCTTTTAGACAGG GCTTATAAAGCAAATAGAAACGGAAATTTGAAGAGCTTGGTTGATAAGAATTTGTCTACATTTGATGAAAGAGAAGCCCTTATCATCTTGAAATTAGCATTGGAGTGCACCACGATGGGTGCTAGTGTCAGACCTGAAATGTCTGGAGTTGTTAGTGTTCTTCTTGGCGAAAAAAGCATTGACGAGGTTTGTTCACCTGCCAAGCCCACTGGCGACATCAATGTTGTTGGTTCCCTCGAAGAGTTGGCAGGCATTTCTGATATGGCTGCCAAGCCCACTGGCGACATCAATGTTGTTGGTTCCCTCGAAGAGTCGGCAGGCATTTCTGATATGGCAGAGTCTCTTTCCCCACTTTGGGGAAGTTGA